In a genomic window of Primulina huaijiensis isolate GDHJ02 chromosome 10, ASM1229523v2, whole genome shotgun sequence:
- the LOC140985612 gene encoding serine/threonine-protein phosphatase 7 long form homolog: MLPDSEGCVVKLLYLHFLQDLHKVRSYSWASVVLAYLYHELYSASGSGKQEIAGPLYILKIWAWSRMTLLSPDRLGYNLITRPENQNSGDNILPIPPYGAKWKQVFTWTHTPTHSVWIIRDVFEKMGDGQFKWLVYDLEVVDVLSLSLECRHLTLWRSVCPLICFHIMEMHHPNGVLRQFGMSQNIPIPTLDVDQLHECSRRGRKNYDWVKHHRLMVDAWENRHNLIVESELIENFSMRYDYETWYDSITRRFISPIEPQQMDYGYQPGDTYFMCDVVSAY, from the exons ATGCTTCCTGATTCTGAAGGTTGCGTGGTCAAACTGTTGTACTTACATTTTCTGCAAGATTTGCATAAGGTTCGTAGTTATAGCTGGGCAAGCGTTGTACTTGCATATTTATATCACGAGTTGTATTCCGCATCTGGATCGGGAAAACAAGAAATCGCAGGTCCTTTATACATTTTAAAG ATTTGGGCATGGTCTAGAATGACTCTTCTATCTCCTGACCGCTTAGGATACAACCTAATCACGCGACCTGAAAATCAAAATAGCGGTGATAATATTCTTCCAATTCCACCATATGGAGCAAA ATGGAAACAGGTATTCACTTGGACACATACACCTACACACTCTGTGTGGATCATTCGTGATGTATTTGAAAAGATGGGAGATGGTCAG TTTAAATGGCTCGTATACGACCTCGAAGTTGTGGATGTTTTGTCATTGTCCTTAGAATGTAGACATCTCACTCTCTGGCGAAGTGTGTGCCCACTGATATGTTTTCACATTATGGAAATGCATCATCCAAATGGAGTTCTTCGGCAATTTGGAATGTCACAAAACATTCCAATACCAACACTTGATGTAGATCAGTTACATGAATGCTCAAGGCGGGGGCGAAAAAATTACGATTGGGTCAAACATCATAGATTAATGGTGGATGCATGGGAAAATCGTCATAATTTGATTGTTGAGAGTGAATTGATTGAAAATTTCAGCATGAGATATGATTATGAAACATGGTATGATTCTATAACTCGACGTTTCATATCTCCTATCGAGCCTCAACAAATGGATTATGGTTATCAGCCTGGTGATACATATTTCATGTGTGATGTGGTAAGTGCTTATTAA
- the LOC140985611 gene encoding uncharacterized protein — MQVQRHKPKKICVRIYLIVGAAQYQFSLQHMRENFDFELREENVCWPISTRGWDSGARGWYSVDTNHAGIDCSLNAHTSGSGHVLTPFVSEEQRMRELSLDIQLDATEIVTEPDTTASETDEDERDDENAKFSDIVQSVLPVGPSLYDVPQFFNTIYDEQCPDSVGMSSTSNLSYYNVDKGELCTDMVFKGKKHLITAVNDFSVRVARREYQVVESTKTLWKVRCKNKYSNTNYRWGLRASSKSKLGYIKMTKYGGPHTCMSSHVVLDHHNLDKNMIAQTLTSIVQCNLSCEIKYVIQHIKDRYNYQISYGKA, encoded by the exons ATGCAAGTCCAAAGACACAAGCCGAAGAAAATATG TGTTcgaatatatttaattgttggaGCAGCTCAATATCAGTTTTCACTTCAACACATGAG agaaaattttgattttgaacttCGAG AAGAAAATGTTTGCTGGCCGATTTCCACACGAGGATGGGATTCTGGTGCAAGAGGATGGTACTCGGTTGACACAAATCATGCAGGTATCGATTGTTCACTTAATGCACATACTAGTGGATCGGGTCATGTATTGACACCTTTCGTGTCTGAAGAACAAAGAATGCGTGAGTTGTCATTAGATATTCAGCTTGACGCCACCGAGATAGTTACTGAACCTGATACAACTGCAAGTGAAACAGATGAAGATGAGCGTGATGACGAGAATGCAAAATTTTCTGATATTGTTCAATCTGTCCTGCCTGTTGGTCCATCTTTATATGATGTACCTCAATTCTTTAATACAATATATGATGAGCAATGCCCTGATTCTGTTGGAATGTCATCTACGTCGAATTTGAGTTATTACAACGTAGATAAAGGAGAACTTTGCACGGACATGGTTTTTAAAGGTAAGAAGCATTTGATTACAGCAGTTAACGATTTCTCAGTTAGAGTTGCTCGACGTGAATACCAAGTTGTGGAGAGTACAAAGACTTTGTGGAAAGTTcgttgtaaaaataaatattcaaatacaaactATAGGTGGGGTCTTCGTGCATCGTCAAAATCCAAATTGGGCTATATCAAGATGACGAAATATGGTGGTCCACATACATGTATGTCTAGCCATGTGGTGTTAGACCACCATAACCTGGACAAAAATATGATTGCACAAACACTTACCAGTATTGTTCAGTGTAATCTTTCATGTGAGATTAAATATGTCATCCAACATATTAAGGATCGATATAattatcaaatctcatatggtAAGGCATGA